The window CGGGCTGACCCGGCTGGCCCGTCGCGGCTGGGTCGACGAGGGCGCCGAGCACCGGACGGCGCAGGAGTTCCGCCGAAGCATGAACATCAAGGCGCCGAGCGTGGCGAGCATCGTCGGCAAGCTCAGCGGCGGCAACCAGCAGAAGGTCGTGCTGTCCAAGTGGATCTTCACTGAGCCGGACGTGCTGATCCTGGACGAGCCGACCCGGGGCATCGACGTCGGCGCCAAGTACGAGATCTACTCGATCATCAACCAGATCGCCGACAACGGCACGGCGGTCCTGGTCATCTCCTCTGAACTGCCCGAGCTGATCGGGCTGTGCGACCGGATCTACACGTTGTCGGCCGGCCGGATCACCGGCGAGGTGCGGCGGGCCGACGCCACCCAGGAGCGACTCATGCAGCACATGGTGCAGGGACAGGAGCAGGGATCGGGGGCCGACCGGTGAGCGTCGCCCGGATCAACGTCCGCGAGAGCGGCATCTACATCGCGTTCGGGCTGATCGTCGTGCTGTTCACGGTGCTGACCGACGGGGCGCTGCTGCAGCCGCAGAACCTGTCCAACATCATCGTGCAGAACTCGTACGTGCTGATCCTGGCGATCGGCATGATCCTGGTCATCATCGCCGGGCACATCGACCTGTCGGTCGGCTCGGTGGTCGGCGCGACCGGGGCGATCGCCGCCGTACTGATGGTCGAGCACAATCTGCCCTGGCCGCTGGCCCTGCTGATCACCCTGATCGCCGGTGCCGCGATCGGCGCCTGGCAGGGCTTCTGGATCGCGTACTTCGGCATCCCGGCGTTCATCGTCACCCTCGCCGGGATGCTGCTGTTCCGGGCACTCACCCTGAGTGTGCTCGGCAACCAGGGCATCGGGCCGTTCCCGGATCCGGTGCGTACCCTCGCCAACGGCTTCACCGAGGGCTATCTGGGCAACATCGGGTTGGGCCCGCTCGGCGGCGCCGATCTGGTCAGCCTGCTGGTCGGTCTGGTCGCGGTCGGCGGAATCGCGGTCAGCCAATGGCGGGCCCGGGTCGCCCGGCTCGGCTACGACCAGGCGGTGGAGCCGATGCCGGTCTTCCTGTTCAAGATCGTCGGCGCCTCGGCGGCGGTGCTGTTCGTGATCGTGCAGCTGGCCCGGTTCAAGAACCTGCCGTGGGTGCTGGTGCTGCTGGCGGCCCTGGTGCTCGGCTACTCGCTGCTGACCAAACGGTCGGTGTTCGGTCGGCAGATCTACGCG is drawn from Micromonospora sp. Llam0 and contains these coding sequences:
- the mmsB gene encoding multiple monosaccharide ABC transporter permease, whose amino-acid sequence is MSVARINVRESGIYIAFGLIVVLFTVLTDGALLQPQNLSNIIVQNSYVLILAIGMILVIIAGHIDLSVGSVVGATGAIAAVLMVEHNLPWPLALLITLIAGAAIGAWQGFWIAYFGIPAFIVTLAGMLLFRALTLSVLGNQGIGPFPDPVRTLANGFTEGYLGNIGLGPLGGADLVSLLVGLVAVGGIAVSQWRARVARLGYDQAVEPMPVFLFKIVGASAAVLFVIVQLARFKNLPWVLVLLAALVLGYSLLTKRSVFGRQIYAVGGNLQAAVLSGVKVKSVVFWIFVNMGVLSALAGIIFAGRLNLAGPTAGNTFELDAIAAAFIGGAAVQGGVGKVVGAVTGGLIMGVINNGMSLIGAPSENVMLVKGAVLLAAVAFDVWSKRRAGVASR